In the genome of Leeuwenhoekiella sp. MAR_2009_132, one region contains:
- a CDS encoding WG repeat-containing protein — MKNLIIIIFILSLFSCSKRFKPATNENEYFVLTELNTKDTLFRISKNEFYEMGDDFAFVNRKGDTIISSKKIYFTFKDTITTFGIVLEKETYDLIGINRKGERIFEVYIYDNGPDYISEGLFRIKKNGKIGFANEKGEIIIKPQFECASNFENGIASVTYDCYLYYDLDEHLRSESESWFEIDKTGKRIE; from the coding sequence ATGAAAAATTTAATAATTATAATTTTTATTCTATCACTTTTTTCTTGTTCGAAAAGATTCAAACCAGCTACAAATGAGAATGAATATTTTGTATTAACTGAATTAAATACAAAAGACACTTTATTCAGAATTTCAAAAAATGAGTTTTATGAAATGGGAGATGATTTTGCTTTTGTGAATCGAAAAGGAGATACTATAATTTCATCTAAAAAAATATACTTCACATTTAAAGATACTATTACAACATTCGGAATTGTACTTGAAAAAGAAACTTATGATTTAATTGGAATAAATCGGAAAGGAGAAAGAATTTTTGAAGTATATATTTATGACAATGGACCTGATTATATTTCTGAAGGTTTATTCAGAATTAAGAAAAATGGAAAAATTGGTTTTGCGAATGAAAAAGGAGAAATTATAATCAAACCGCAATTTGAATGTGCTTCGAATTTTGAGAATGGAATTGCATCAGTAACTTACGATTGTTATTTGTATTATGACTTGGATGAACATTTACGTTCTGAAAGTGAAAGTTGGTTTGAAATAGATAAAACTGGAAAACGAATTGAATAA